In the genome of Acidimicrobiia bacterium, the window CCGGCGCGTGCTGCGGCGGACTTGCGAGCAGGTCGAGGAACGCATCTTCGAGCCGTTGCGTCGCCATGAGCGTCTCGACGCGGATGCCGTTGCTCATGAGCGCGGTCGCGAGATCCGATCGCTGCCCCTCGCGCAGTTGCACGACGAGCCCGTCGCCCTGGCGCTGCACGCCGTCGACGTTCGGCAGCGCGGTGAGCACCGACTGCGCGCGTTCGCAATCGTCGACCTCGACGTAGACGCTTCCCGTCGACCCGATGAGGTCGCGCACGGTGCCGTCGACGACGAGCCGCCCGCGGTTCATCACGATCACGTGGCTGCACATCTGCTCCACCTCGCTCAGGTGGTGGCTCGACAGCAACACCGTCGCACCCTGCGCGCTCACGCGCGCGACGAGCTCACGGATCTCGCGGATCTCACCGGGGTCGAGGCCGTTGGTCGGCTCGTCGAGCACGAGCAGCTCGGGGCGGCCGAGCAGCAGCCGCGCGAAGCCGAGCCGTTGCTTCATGCCCTGCGAGTACGTCTTCACGCGGCGATGGATCGCGTCCTCCAACCCCGCGATCGCCAGCGCGCCGTCGAGGTCGGCGTCCTTCATGCGCGCGCCGCCGGCCTCCCACCAGAGCCGCAGGTTGCGCATCCCGGAGAGATGCGGCACGAACGCGGCCTGCTCGACCATGGCGCCGACGCGTCGCAGCTCGTGACAGCCCGGCGTCACCGTGGTGCCGAACAGACGCGTGCGACCGCCCGACGGACGCTCGAGGCCCATGAGCACGCGCAGCGTCGTCGTCTTCCCCGCGCCGTTCGGACCGAGCAGCCCGTAGACCTGTCCGCGCTCGACGGTGAACGACAGATCCTCGACCGCGTTCACGCCGTGGAAGTGCTTCGAGAGCCCGTCGACCGCGACGACCGCGTCTGCCACGACGCTCACCGTACGGCACGTCTGCGCGCGCCCCGTGCGGACCGTTCTCAGGCCGACTGCGTCGGGCGCGACAACCAGGGGGAGAACCAGACGAACTGACGTGAGGAGTCAACGGTGAGGAAGTTCTCGGTTCGACCGACGCTGACGCTCAGGGGCCGCACGTTCAAGGGCCTGCGCGGATGGT includes:
- a CDS encoding ATP-binding cassette domain-containing protein; the protein is MADAVVAVDGLSKHFHGVNAVEDLSFTVERGQVYGLLGPNGAGKTTTLRVLMGLERPSGGRTRLFGTTVTPGCHELRRVGAMVEQAAFVPHLSGMRNLRLWWEAGGARMKDADLDGALAIAGLEDAIHRRVKTYSQGMKQRLGFARLLLGRPELLVLDEPTNGLDPGEIREIRELVARVSAQGATVLLSSHHLSEVEQMCSHVIVMNRGRLVVDGTVRDLIGSTGSVYVEVDDCERAQSVLTALPNVDGVQRQGDGLVVQLREGQRSDLATALMSNGIRVETLMATQRLEDAFLDLLASPPQHAPAAS